TTGGCTCAATACCGTGAAGAATTGGCGGATCAATTGACTTACCATCGTGTGACTCAATTCTTCTTCTTCCAACAATGGTTGGCCTTGAAAGCTTATGCCAATGACCATCACATTGAAATCGTCGGAGATATGCCAATCTATGTAGCGGAAGATTCAAGTGACATGTGGGCGAACCCTCATCTCTTCAAAACAGATAAAAACGGGAAAGCGACTTGCATCGCAGGATGCCCGCCAGATGAATTCTCAGCAACTGGTCAACTTTGGGGGAACCCAATCTATGACTGGGAAGCAATGGACAAAGATGGCTACCAATGGTGGATTGAACGCTTGCGTGAAAGCTTCAAGATCTACGACATCGTTCGAATCGACCACTTCCGTGGTTTTGAGTCTTACTGGGAAATCCCTGCTGGATCAGATACAGCAGCACCAGGTAAATGGGTTAAAGGTCCTGGCTACAAACTCTTTGCAGCCGTGAAGGAAGAGCTCGGTGATTTGAACATCATCGCTGAGGACCTTGGCTTTATGACGGATGAAGTTATTGAGCTTCGCGAACTTACTGGTTTCCCAGGAATGAAGATTCTTCAATTCGCCTTCAATCCTGACGATGAAAGTATCGATAGCCCTCACTTGGCACCAAACAACTCTGTGATGTACACTGGAACACATGATAACAACACAGTTCTTGGATGGTACCGCAATGAAATCGACGATCCAACTCGTGAGTATCTTGCTCGTTATACCAACCGGAAAGAGTACGAATCTGTACCGCATGCTATGCTTCGCACCGTCTTTGCTTCCGTCAGCTTCATGGCGATTGCTACGATGCAAGACTTGCTTGAGTTAGATGGCTCAGCTCGGATGAACTTCCCATCTACTCTCGGTGGTAACTGGTCATGGCGTATGACAGAGGAT
The Streptococcus parasanguinis genome window above contains:
- the malQ gene encoding 4-alpha-glucanotransferase; protein product: MKKRQSGVLMHISSLPGQYGIGSFGQSAYDFVDFLVRTKQRYWQILPLGTTSYGDSPYQSFSAFAGNTHFIDFDLLIERGLLTEADLKGVDFGQDPTQVDYAKVFEQRRPLLEKAVANFLKSGDQKEFQAFCEANASWLELFAEYMAIKEHFDLKAWTEWPDAAIRAREPKALAQYREELADQLTYHRVTQFFFFQQWLALKAYANDHHIEIVGDMPIYVAEDSSDMWANPHLFKTDKNGKATCIAGCPPDEFSATGQLWGNPIYDWEAMDKDGYQWWIERLRESFKIYDIVRIDHFRGFESYWEIPAGSDTAAPGKWVKGPGYKLFAAVKEELGDLNIIAEDLGFMTDEVIELRELTGFPGMKILQFAFNPDDESIDSPHLAPNNSVMYTGTHDNNTVLGWYRNEIDDPTREYLARYTNRKEYESVPHAMLRTVFASVSFMAIATMQDLLELDGSARMNFPSTLGGNWSWRMTEDQLTPAVEQELLDFTTIYRRENKDLKEVKKAEK